One part of the Nitrosophilus kaiyonis genome encodes these proteins:
- a CDS encoding HIT family protein → MIYENSLIFIEEERSEVPWLKIFAKKKCKEMSDCDKATKEAIFKALEFIEKEMIKYFKPEKINIASFGNYVPQVHWHIMARFKNDSFFPEPMWGKKQRESNLKLPDFEIFYKNIKKILEENL, encoded by the coding sequence ATGATTTATGAAAATAGTTTAATTTTTATTGAAGAAGAAAGATCAGAGGTTCCATGGCTCAAAATTTTTGCTAAAAAAAAGTGTAAAGAGATGAGTGATTGCGATAAAGCAACAAAAGAGGCTATTTTTAAAGCTTTAGAATTTATAGAAAAAGAGATGATAAAATATTTTAAACCAGAAAAAATTAATATCGCCTCTTTTGGCAATTATGTTCCGCAGGTTCATTGGCATATAATGGCAAGATTTAAAAATGATAGTTTTTTCCCTGAGCCAATGTGGGGCAAAAAACAAAGAGAATCAAATTTGAAATTGCCAGATTTTGAGATTTTTTACAAAAATATTAAAAAAATATTGGAGGAGAATTTATGA
- a CDS encoding M3 family metallopeptidase produces MRFPEFSVNEENIENQKEQVLKIINDNRKKIEELLKLPLKTYENFVRPLQLMEEKLGFYFSPISHLNYVKNSDKTEKVYNELLPEISRYHTEFGQNENIYKALKDIYEKEYEILEQDRRKVLTDLLKEFELSGVGLDEDKKNRLKDINIALSELNSKFAQNLLKATDNYEMIIENFEDVKELPKTDLDAAKIEKDGKTVYRFTLKQPSFITYMTYGSNREKREKLYRAYVTRAPENEDILNEILKLRDEKAKILGFKNYAQLSLETKMAAEPEKVVDFLKYLAKRSKKQAIKEFEELKQFAKEKGLEDELQAFDVAYYSEKLKEEKFGFEEEYYRPYFEKEQTVNGLFKFLNKLFRLEFKEVKTPVWDESVKCYELSLPNRLVGRLYLDLEAREGKRGGAWMDEWISHHIDEKGETIYPIAYIVANFAPSTKDNPSLLRPSDVVTLFHEMGHALHHLLSEVKEPFASGISGVEWDAVEFPSQFLENFAYEKKVLKEFAKHYKSGEVLSDEMIDKLVASKNFQSAMAMVRQLEFGLFDMLIHMQYPVNVQKVLDRVREEVSVIKPPKYNRFQWSFSHIFAGGYAAGYYSYKWAEVLSADAFFIFVDNGIYNHEISESYLQEILCKGGSRPALDSFKAFAKREPDSEALLKLCSIS; encoded by the coding sequence ATGAGATTTCCAGAATTTTCAGTTAATGAAGAAAATATTGAAAATCAAAAAGAACAAGTCTTAAAAATTATAAATGATAATAGGAAAAAAATAGAAGAGCTTTTAAAACTTCCTTTAAAAACATATGAAAATTTTGTTCGTCCATTACAGTTAATGGAGGAAAAACTTGGATTTTATTTTAGTCCTATATCCCATCTAAATTATGTAAAAAATAGTGATAAAACAGAAAAAGTTTATAATGAATTATTGCCAGAAATTAGCAGATATCATACAGAATTTGGACAAAATGAAAATATTTATAAAGCATTAAAAGATATATATGAAAAAGAGTATGAAATTTTAGAGCAAGATAGAAGAAAAGTTTTAACAGATCTTTTAAAAGAGTTTGAATTAAGTGGTGTTGGACTTGATGAAGATAAAAAAAACAGGCTCAAAGATATAAATATAGCTTTGAGTGAGCTTAATTCTAAGTTTGCTCAAAATCTTTTAAAAGCTACCGATAATTATGAAATGATCATTGAAAATTTTGAAGATGTAAAAGAGCTTCCAAAAACTGACCTTGATGCAGCAAAAATTGAAAAAGATGGAAAAACTGTTTACAGATTTACTCTTAAACAGCCAAGCTTTATAACTTATATGACATATGGAAGCAACAGAGAAAAAAGAGAAAAGCTTTACAGAGCATATGTTACAAGAGCTCCAGAAAATGAGGATATTTTAAATGAGATATTAAAATTAAGAGATGAAAAGGCAAAAATTTTAGGTTTTAAAAATTATGCCCAGCTTAGTCTTGAGACTAAAATGGCAGCTGAACCTGAAAAAGTTGTTGATTTTTTAAAATATTTAGCAAAAAGAAGTAAAAAACAAGCGATAAAAGAGTTTGAAGAGCTAAAACAGTTTGCTAAAGAAAAAGGTTTAGAAGATGAGCTCCAAGCTTTTGATGTTGCATACTATAGTGAAAAGTTAAAAGAGGAAAAGTTTGGATTTGAAGAGGAGTATTATAGGCCATATTTTGAAAAAGAACAGACTGTAAATGGGCTTTTTAAATTTTTAAATAAACTTTTTAGACTTGAATTTAAGGAGGTTAAAACTCCTGTATGGGATGAGAGTGTAAAATGTTATGAATTGAGTTTGCCAAATAGATTGGTTGGTAGATTATATCTTGATCTTGAAGCAAGAGAGGGTAAAAGAGGTGGAGCATGGATGGATGAGTGGATAAGTCACCATATTGATGAAAAAGGCGAAACTATTTATCCAATAGCTTATATTGTTGCAAATTTTGCTCCATCAACGAAAGATAATCCAAGTCTGCTAAGACCAAGTGATGTTGTAACACTGTTTCATGAGATGGGACATGCCCTTCATCACTTATTAAGCGAAGTAAAAGAGCCTTTTGCTAGTGGAATAAGTGGAGTTGAATGGGATGCAGTAGAGTTTCCAAGCCAGTTTTTGGAAAATTTTGCATATGAGAAAAAGGTTTTAAAAGAGTTTGCAAAACATTATAAGAGTGGAGAAGTTTTAAGCGATGAGATGATTGATAAACTTGTGGCATCTAAAAATTTTCAAAGCGCAATGGCTATGGTTAGACAGCTTGAGTTTGGACTTTTTGATATGCTAATTCATATGCAATATCCTGTTAATGTTCAAAAAGTTTTAGATAGAGTAAGAGAAGAGGTTAGTGTGATAAAACCACCTAAATATAACAGATTTCAATGGAGTTTTTCACATATATTTGCAGGAGGTTATGCAGCAGGCTATTATAGTTATAAATGGGCTGAAGTATTAAGTGCTGATGCATTTTTTATCTTTGTAGATAATGGAATCTATAATCATGAAATAAGTGAAAGTTATCTTCAAGAGATATTATGCAAAGGGGGCAGCAGACCAGCATTAGATAGTTTCAAAGCATTTGCAAAAAGAGAGCCAGATAGTGAGGCGTTATTAAAACTCTGTTCAATTAGTTAA